A genomic window from Salvelinus alpinus chromosome 10, SLU_Salpinus.1, whole genome shotgun sequence includes:
- the eef1a1l3 gene encoding elongation factor 1-alpha-like, translating to MVRERTHINVVIIGHVDSGKSTTTGHLVYKCGGVDPRTIEKFEKAAAQMGKSSFKYAWVLDKLKVERERGITIDISLLKFNTHKYTITIIDAPGHRDFIKNMITGTSQADVAVLVVSAAKGEFEAGISRNGQTREHALLAYTLGVKQIIVAVNKMDVTEPPYNQKRFGEVVKSVSTFLKRIGYDPTAVPFVPISGWTGENMLAPSQKMSWFKGSKVKSGQGHANGRTLLEVLDSIHPPVRVANKPLRLPLQDVYKIGGVGTVPVGKIETGILKPGMTLMFSPAKLTAEVKSIEMHHEGLQMAGPGHNVGFNIKNVSVKNLRRGDVAGNAQHDPPSDVNSFVAQLIILNHPGKIKTGYSPVLDCHTTHVTCRFAELREKIDRRTGKKLEDFPQTLQSGDAATVKMSPNRPLCVESFFTYPPLGRFAARDLKQTVAVGVIKSVDKDHGSKKHAQKGQV from the exons ATGGTGAGGGAAAGAACCCACATAAACGTGGTCATCATTGGCCATGTTGACAGCGGAAAGTCAACCACCACTGGTCACTTGGTCTACAAATGCGGTGGTGTCGACCCAAGAACAATTGAGAAGTTTGAGAAGGCTGCAGCCCAG ATGGGCAAGAGCTCTTTCAAATATGCCTGGGTGTTAGACAAACTGAAAGTTGAGAGGGAGCGGGGAATTACCATTGACATTTCATTGTTGAAAttcaacacacacaaatacactatCACAATAATTGATGCTCCAGGCCATCGTGACTTCATCAAGAACATGATCACAGGGACATCACAG GCTGATGTTGCCGTCCTGGTCGTGTCTGCGGCCAAAGGGGAGTTTGAGGCTGGTATCTCCAGGAATGGCCAGACCAGGGAGCATGCCTTGCTCGCCTACACGCTTGGTGTCAAGCAAATCATTGTCGCTGTAAACAAAATGGATGTGACTGAGCCACCATACAACCAGAAGCGCTTTGGTGAAGTGGTCAAAAGCGTGAGCACTTTCCTCAAAAGAATCGGCTATGATCCCACTGCTGTGCCTTTTGTTCCGATCTCTGGCTGGACTGGTGAGAACATGCTTGCCCCATCTCAGAAA ATGTCCTGGTTCAAAGGCTCTAAAGTCAAGAGCGGACAAGGGCATGCAAATGGGAGAACTCTACTTGAAGTCCTGGACTCCATCCATCCACCAGTGCGTGTTGCCAACAAGCCTCTGAGGCTTCCCCTGCAGGATGTATACAAGATTGGAG GAGTGGGCACAGTTCCAGTGGGGAAGATCGAGACGGGGATCCTGAAGCCCGGCATGACCCTGATGTTCTCTCCCGCCAAGCTGACTGCCGAGGTCAAGTCCATTGAGATGCACCACGAGGGTCTGCAGATGGCTGGGCCTGGCCACAACGTGGGCTTCAACATCAAGAACGTGTCTGTAAAGAACCTCCGCCGTGGTGATGTGGCGGGGAACGCCCAGCATGACcctccctctgatgtcaacagcTTTGTGGCACAG CTCATAATCCTGAATCATCCTGGCAAAATCAAGACTGGCTACTCTCCCGTACTGGACTGCCACACCACCCATGTGACCTGCCGCTTTGCAGAGCTGAGGGAGAAGATTGACCGTCGCACAGGGAAGAAGCTGGAGGACTTTCCCCAGACCCTGCAGTCTGGTGATGCTGCCACTGTCAAGATGAGCCCCAACAGACCCCTCTGTGTGGAGAGTTTCTTCACCTACCCTCCTTTAG GTCGGTTTGCAGCGAGGGACTTGAAACAGACTGTTGCTGTGGGAGTCATTAAGTCGGTGGATAAGGACCATGGATCAAAGAAGCATGCACAGAAAGGCCAAGTCTAA